A genomic stretch from Chitinophagaceae bacterium includes:
- the rplS gene encoding 50S ribosomal protein L19: MDIIKTLEKELIQDKKLPDFKAGDNITVNYKIVEGDKERLQPFRGDVLQRKGSGLSATFTVRKISSGIGVERIFQLHSPNIDSIEINKKGRVRRAKIFYLRNLRGKKARIQEKRR; this comes from the coding sequence ATGGATATAATAAAAACCTTAGAAAAGGAATTAATACAAGACAAGAAACTACCTGACTTCAAAGCAGGTGATAATATTACTGTCAATTATAAAATTGTAGAGGGTGATAAAGAGAGGCTTCAGCCTTTCCGTGGTGATGTTTTACAGAGAAAAGGATCCGGATTATCGGCAACTTTTACTGTTAGAAAAATATCCAGTGGTATTGGTGTTGAGCGTATTTTTCAATTACACAGCCCAAACATTGACAGCATTGAGATAAATAAGAAAGGTAGAGTAAGAAGAGCTAAAATTTTCTATTTAAGAAATTTAAGAGGTAAAAAAGCTCGTATTCAGGAAAAAAGAAGATAA
- a CDS encoding DUF433 domain-containing protein, translating to MDYKSIIKRNPNKRFGKPCVRNTRITVFDVLGWLAAGMTHEEIIIDFPELTVDDIRACLAYAADREHKLKHAS from the coding sequence ATCGATTATAAGTCAATAATAAAACGAAACCCAAATAAAAGATTTGGGAAGCCATGTGTACGTAATACGAGAATCACTGTATTTGATGTGCTTGGATGGTTAGCGGCAGGAATGACGCATGAAGAGATTATTATAGATTTCCCGGAACTTACTGTTGATGATATTAGAGCCTGTCTGGCCTACGCAGCTGACAGAGAGCATAAACTAAAACATGCTTCATGA
- a CDS encoding NAD(P)/FAD-dependent oxidoreductase produces the protein MAIFKNNLLKVTNLRYDIIIVGAGFAGIGMAISLLKNGITNFAILEKEDEIGGTWYVNTYPGCACDVESHLYSYSFEPKTDWTKTFPDQKEILEYLKHCVEKYNLREKIQTNTIVTEALYEETNAEWQIRTNTDALFSSKIFIPGTGGLSKAAYPDIKGMHTFQGVSFHTQKWNHDYSLKGKDVVIVGTGASAIQIVPEIVREVKQLYIIQRTPPWILPKKDKNFSNFKKNIFRKVPFFRYLYRERLYWLHEIVAFGFVKKPIILKWASFISKRFIKKSVKDLDLQKKLIPDYTMGCKRILLSNDYYKSLNAENVKLIAEPVTEINETSVITDSGKNIKADAIIYASGFNVTEYLSDIKIRGKAGLLLSDLWQGSGTAYLGTAVHGFPNMFMLTGPNTGLGHNSIIHIIESQVNYILQGVKKILSKQYAALEIKEEVQNNYNQKLQKKMKKTVWQTGGCISWYQDDRGNNPTLWPGYTVTFRKKTAKFKEDEWLKEKI, from the coding sequence TTGGCTATTTTTAAAAACAATCTGTTAAAAGTGACGAATCTCAGGTATGATATAATTATAGTAGGAGCCGGTTTTGCCGGAATTGGTATGGCTATTTCACTTTTAAAAAATGGCATCACGAATTTTGCGATACTTGAAAAAGAAGATGAAATTGGAGGCACCTGGTATGTAAATACTTATCCCGGATGTGCCTGTGATGTTGAGTCTCATTTATACTCATATTCTTTTGAACCAAAAACTGACTGGACAAAGACATTTCCCGATCAAAAAGAGATATTGGAATACCTGAAGCATTGTGTAGAAAAGTATAATCTTCGGGAAAAAATTCAAACGAATACCATAGTTACCGAAGCTTTATATGAAGAAACAAATGCAGAGTGGCAAATCAGGACAAATACGGATGCACTTTTTTCCTCAAAAATCTTTATCCCGGGAACGGGTGGATTAAGCAAAGCTGCTTATCCGGATATCAAAGGAATGCACACATTTCAGGGTGTCAGTTTTCATACTCAAAAATGGAATCATGATTATTCATTAAAAGGAAAAGATGTAGTTATAGTCGGCACAGGAGCCTCAGCCATTCAAATAGTGCCTGAAATAGTAAGGGAAGTAAAACAACTTTATATCATACAAAGAACTCCTCCATGGATATTACCCAAAAAAGATAAAAACTTTTCAAACTTCAAAAAAAACATTTTTAGAAAAGTGCCATTTTTTAGATACCTCTACAGAGAACGTTTATATTGGTTACATGAGATAGTTGCCTTTGGTTTTGTCAAAAAACCAATAATTCTAAAATGGGCTTCATTTATATCCAAAAGATTTATTAAAAAAAGTGTAAAAGACCTTGATTTACAGAAAAAGTTAATTCCGGATTATACGATGGGGTGCAAAAGAATTTTACTTTCCAACGACTACTACAAAAGCCTGAATGCCGAAAATGTAAAACTGATAGCAGAGCCTGTGACTGAGATAAATGAAACATCTGTAATCACTGATTCGGGTAAAAATATAAAAGCAGATGCAATTATTTATGCCAGCGGATTCAATGTTACGGAATACTTATCGGACATTAAAATTAGAGGGAAAGCCGGGTTGCTGCTGAGTGATTTATGGCAGGGATCGGGTACGGCATATTTAGGTACAGCTGTCCATGGTTTCCCAAATATGTTTATGCTCACGGGTCCGAATACGGGCTTAGGTCACAATTCTATCATTCACATCATAGAATCACAAGTCAATTACATTTTGCAGGGAGTAAAAAAGATTCTCTCAAAACAATATGCAGCATTAGAAATTAAAGAGGAAGTGCAAAATAACTACAATCAGAAACTGCAGAAAAAAATGAAAAAAACGGTATGGCAAACCGGCGGCTGCATCAGTTGGTATCAGGACGATCGGGGCAACAACCCGACCTTATGGCCCGGATATACGGTAACATTCCGGAAAAAAACGGCTAAATTTAAAGAGGATGAGTGGTTGAAAGAGAAAATATAA
- a CDS encoding T9SS C-terminal target domain-containing protein yields the protein MKQIASFFFAMTVFLSPSFADCSGNRYAAEIFSDVNVTTDIEYGYNPNSETTLRLDFYEGMGDTETNRPLIIMIHGGTFITGSKSAADMVYMCENFAKRGYAAASINYSLGISGISETDLFVAVVKAVHDAKAAIRFFRKEAAENANPFGINPDKIFIGGYSAGAITAVQVAYLKDDSSPISSNLQTALDNQGGTLEGESGNAGYSSSVAGVFNISGGIHKLDWMEVGDVPIVSVHGDSDNTVPYGFGDVGVGGINLTTLHGGFDINEHAPTLDIRSALYTYGGGGHEAPIIADSLNTTFTFGADFLYDEVCVGTSVENFIHSSTSNITVYPNPSNGTFNLNFINTQESKTYELSLYNLEGRLLENKQINATDNTKLDFSNYNNGLYLLQLTDADGSTITKKLQIQ from the coding sequence ATGAAACAAATAGCAAGCTTTTTCTTTGCAATGACTGTGTTTTTAAGCCCTTCATTTGCTGACTGTAGCGGCAACAGATACGCTGCGGAAATCTTCTCTGATGTTAATGTTACAACAGACATAGAGTATGGATACAACCCAAATTCAGAAACGACCCTGCGACTTGATTTTTATGAAGGCATGGGAGATACTGAAACCAACAGACCGTTAATCATAATGATACACGGCGGAACCTTTATTACCGGCTCCAAAAGTGCAGCTGACATGGTTTATATGTGTGAAAACTTTGCAAAAAGAGGCTATGCTGCAGCTTCTATTAACTACAGTCTTGGAATTTCCGGAATTTCTGAAACCGATTTATTTGTGGCCGTTGTAAAAGCTGTTCATGATGCTAAAGCAGCTATCCGCTTTTTCCGAAAAGAGGCTGCAGAAAATGCAAATCCTTTTGGAATAAATCCTGATAAAATTTTTATTGGCGGATATTCTGCCGGCGCTATTACTGCCGTGCAAGTAGCTTACTTAAAAGATGACAGCAGTCCAATCAGCTCAAATTTACAAACAGCTTTAGATAATCAAGGTGGAACTTTGGAAGGTGAGTCCGGAAATGCAGGTTATTCAAGTAGTGTTGCCGGTGTTTTTAACATCTCAGGCGGAATACATAAATTAGACTGGATGGAAGTTGGCGATGTACCAATTGTGAGTGTACACGGAGACAGCGACAATACCGTTCCTTACGGATTTGGAGATGTGGGTGTAGGCGGCATTAACCTCACTACCCTTCATGGTGGCTTTGACATCAATGAGCACGCCCCAACATTAGACATTCGCTCAGCTTTATATACTTATGGAGGCGGCGGACACGAAGCTCCGATTATAGCAGATAGTCTTAATACTACCTTTACTTTTGGTGCAGACTTTTTATATGATGAGGTTTGTGTAGGTACTTCTGTTGAAAACTTTATCCATTCTAGTACTTCAAACATTACAGTATATCCAAATCCATCTAATGGTACATTTAATCTGAATTTTATAAATACTCAGGAGTCTAAAACCTATGAGTTGTCTCTTTATAACCTGGAAGGTCGCTTGCTCGAAAACAAGCAAATAAATGCAACAGATAACACAAAACTTGATTTCAGCAACTACAATAACGGATTATACTTATTACAGTTAACCGATGCTGACGGAAGTACTATTACTAAGAAATTACAAATACAATAA
- the trmD gene encoding tRNA (guanosine(37)-N1)-methyltransferase TrmD, translated as MHFDIITAQPDLLSGPFSHSILKRAIDRGLASIKIHNLRDYGIGPHNQIDDYQYGGGAGMVMMIEPIAAIIEKLKSERKYDAVIYMTPDGERLNQQKANRLSLLKNIIILCGHYKGIDDRIRELFISDEISIGDYVLSGGELPAAVLVDSIIRLLPGVLNDETSALFDSFQDNLLAPPVFTRPAEYKGLKVPEILLSGHEKKIQEWRHLEAIKKTKSKRPDLLDE; from the coding sequence ATGCATTTTGATATAATAACAGCCCAACCCGATTTACTTAGTGGACCTTTTTCTCACTCCATACTTAAACGGGCTATAGACAGAGGTTTGGCAAGTATAAAAATTCACAACCTGAGAGATTATGGTATTGGACCTCATAATCAAATTGATGATTATCAATACGGAGGCGGGGCCGGAATGGTCATGATGATAGAACCCATAGCCGCGATTATTGAAAAACTGAAATCTGAGAGAAAGTATGATGCCGTAATTTATATGACTCCTGACGGTGAAAGGCTAAATCAACAAAAAGCAAACCGCTTATCACTTTTAAAAAATATCATTATTTTGTGCGGGCATTATAAAGGCATAGATGACCGGATTCGTGAATTATTTATAAGTGATGAAATATCTATCGGTGACTATGTTCTATCCGGCGGAGAACTGCCGGCAGCTGTATTAGTTGATTCAATCATCAGATTATTGCCGGGTGTATTAAATGATGAAACTTCTGCTCTTTTTGATTCTTTTCAGGATAATCTGCTGGCACCTCCTGTTTTTACCCGTCCGGCAGAGTATAAAGGCTTAAAAGTTCCTGAAATATTGCTTTCCGGCCATGAAAAGAAAATCCAGGAATGGCGGCATCTGGAAGCGATAAAAAAAACAAAATCAAAAAGACCGGATTTACTTGATGAATAA